A genomic window from Silene latifolia isolate original U9 population chromosome 11, ASM4854445v1, whole genome shotgun sequence includes:
- the LOC141613189 gene encoding uncharacterized protein LOC141613189 yields the protein MIFLRRHLHEGLKNEYLTIKDPEILWSNLKERYDHQKTVILPNARYDWMHLRLQDFKSFTEYNSAMFKITSQLKLCGEKTQYREKGFKKYSELISCLLVAEQNNELLMKNHESRPTDSTPLPEANIMSYNEKGNYRDHASSSGQGRGRGRGRRFGGRNGGYFKKTHSHLQWNRIDNTSEKDKSETVTNICYRCGAKGHWSRVCRTPKHLVDLYLQSVKQKRKNTETNMVIEDGEGDFDSGDTTHL from the exons ATGATATTTCTTCGCCGTCACCTCCACGAGGGTCTTAAAAACGAATATTTGACTATTAAAGACCCAGAAATCCTTTGGAGCAATCTAAAGGAAAGGTATGATCACCAGAAAACCGTCATATTGCCAAACGCTCGCTATGATTGGATGCATTTGAGATTGCAAGATTTCAAATCTTTCACTGAATATAATTCAGCCATGTTCAAAATTACTTCTCAATTGAAGTTATGTGGCGAGAAA ACACAATATCGTGAAAAGGGTTTTAAGAAATATTCTGAATTAATATCTTGTTTGTTGGTGGCTGAGCAAAATAATGAacttttgatgaaaaatcatgaATCACGTCCTACTGATTCTACACCATTGCCAGAAGCAAACATTATGTCCTATAATGAAAAGGGGAATTATAGAGACCATGCCAGCAGCAGTGGTCAAGGCCGTGGTCGTGGACGTGGACGTAGATTTGGTGGTCGTAATGGAGGTTATTTCAAAAAGACACATTCCCACCTGCAGTGGAACCGAATAGATAATACGAGTGAGAAAGATAAAAGCGAAACTGTGACCAATATTTGTTATCGTTGTGGTGCAAAAGGGCATTGGTCACGCGTTTGTCGCACACCCAAACACCTTGTTGATCTTTATCTTCAATCAGTAAAGCAGAAAAGAAAGAATACCGAAACAAATATGGTGATTGAAGATGGCGAAGGTGACTTTGATTCAGGCGATACAACTCACCTATAA